The proteins below are encoded in one region of Flavobacterium nackdongense:
- a CDS encoding sulfatase family protein: protein MKRLSIILLLFLSTNSLCFSQQEIIKNTNHTNKRPNIIWIYVEDLNPIFSCYGEKINPTPALDNLAENGVLFSKAFAAAPVCSASRSANITGTMPTTFGIHNHHSSRTVEDAIFLPDGVKTIPEVFKENGYYTFSHGKDDYNFIYNRKKLYNDEMGIDFYYTLTGTGDWLSPLSNNQPFFGQIQLEGGKLGLVQVYPKTKEKITPIDRNLVVLPPYYPNVPTLHEDFSRQYDAARATDVEVKEILEKLKEKGLLNNTYVFFFADHGYDGYRHKQFLYDGGLHIPLIIGYFGTDSQIKKHSKRNDLVSGIDIGTTSLALAGIPIPSYMEGKNVFAPNFKRDHIVATRDRCDFTIDRIRAIRTDKFKYIKNYMPNRSYTQPTYRDRRIEYVDTKKMFEAGKLNEVQAKYWLPTKPEEELYDLENDPFEINNLASNPKFGKQLERHRALLSNWSQTYGDKGEEPQNIYSLKFMYERWGERCVNEEYDVIKNMKVKNKPQISIKN, encoded by the coding sequence ATGAAACGGTTATCTATAATTCTACTTCTTTTTTTATCTACTAACAGTTTGTGTTTTTCACAGCAAGAAATAATAAAAAATACAAACCACACGAACAAAAGACCGAATATCATTTGGATCTATGTTGAAGATTTGAATCCTATTTTTAGTTGTTATGGAGAAAAAATAAATCCAACTCCAGCACTTGACAATTTAGCAGAAAACGGCGTTCTTTTTAGTAAAGCTTTTGCTGCAGCTCCCGTTTGTTCTGCTTCGAGATCGGCAAATATTACAGGTACAATGCCAACTACATTTGGCATACACAACCATCATTCTTCAAGAACTGTGGAAGATGCCATTTTTTTGCCAGATGGAGTAAAAACGATACCCGAAGTATTCAAAGAAAATGGGTATTACACTTTCAGCCACGGGAAAGACGATTATAACTTTATCTATAATCGCAAAAAATTATACAATGATGAAATGGGTATAGACTTTTATTACACTTTAACAGGCACCGGAGATTGGCTTTCTCCATTATCGAACAACCAACCATTTTTTGGACAAATTCAATTAGAAGGTGGCAAATTAGGATTAGTACAAGTCTATCCCAAAACGAAAGAAAAAATTACTCCAATTGATCGAAATTTAGTGGTACTTCCTCCTTACTATCCCAATGTACCCACTTTACACGAAGATTTTTCACGCCAATATGATGCAGCACGAGCCACAGATGTGGAAGTCAAGGAAATATTAGAAAAACTCAAAGAAAAAGGACTATTGAACAATACCTATGTGTTTTTCTTTGCAGACCACGGCTATGATGGCTATAGACACAAACAATTTTTATATGATGGCGGACTTCACATCCCATTAATCATTGGATATTTTGGTACTGATTCACAAATAAAAAAACATAGCAAACGCAATGATTTAGTTAGCGGAATCGACATTGGAACTACGTCCTTAGCGTTGGCTGGCATTCCTATTCCAAGCTATATGGAAGGGAAAAACGTTTTTGCTCCCAATTTCAAAAGAGATCATATTGTGGCAACTCGAGACCGTTGCGATTTTACTATAGATAGAATACGAGCCATACGTACAGACAAATTTAAATATATCAAAAATTACATGCCCAATCGGTCTTATACACAACCTACTTATAGAGATAGAAGAATTGAATATGTTGATACCAAAAAAATGTTTGAAGCAGGAAAATTAAATGAAGTACAAGCCAAATATTGGTTACCAACGAAACCCGAAGAAGAATTATACGATTTAGAAAACGATCCATTCGAAATTAACAATTTAGCCAGTAATCCTAAATTCGGCAAACAATTAGAACGACATAGAGCTCTTTTGAGTAATTGGTCCCAAACGTATGGGGACAAAGGCGAAGAACCTCAAAATATTTATTCACTAAAATTTATGTATGAAAGATGGGGAGAACGCTGTGTCAATGAAGAATACGATGTCATAAAGAATATGAAAGTGAAAAACAAACCTCAAATCAGTATAAAAA
- a CDS encoding family 43 glycosylhydrolase — MKDFFVFYEQDKYYLLGTEYSNPFKGYLGPNLYESKGFTNWKITKKLIDTQSIPINAWYKDGWFAPEIIKIKNKYYFTFNNRNNAVNPYQKLGFGIAVANNLKEDFKVITIEKPIVLGNYGSLVIGKNEEEIYVVYDKDARIYIAEIDIEKGELKSEPKELLGPETLGTHYKYLDAPQITKIGSDHHMLFSQFYGGYEVKIFHMTAKHPLGPWIWDGANPMYTFLEEEADEVVKNKYPTVHGYAPPTQVVFSNQLFLGKNKRYFNTYHSSEKYSEPYLCIEPIQIDGDRLFIPTAKNKHQKVSEND, encoded by the coding sequence ATGAAAGATTTTTTTGTTTTTTATGAGCAGGATAAGTATTACTTATTAGGTACTGAATACTCCAATCCGTTTAAAGGCTATTTGGGACCAAATTTGTATGAATCGAAAGGTTTTACCAATTGGAAAATCACAAAAAAGCTTATCGATACACAATCGATTCCAATTAATGCCTGGTATAAAGATGGATGGTTTGCTCCTGAAATCATCAAAATAAAAAACAAATACTATTTTACATTTAATAATCGAAACAATGCCGTCAATCCTTATCAAAAATTAGGGTTTGGAATTGCAGTTGCCAATAATTTAAAGGAAGATTTTAAGGTAATCACTATAGAAAAACCTATCGTATTGGGCAATTATGGCAGCTTGGTGATAGGAAAAAATGAGGAAGAAATTTATGTGGTTTACGATAAAGATGCTCGTATTTATATAGCCGAAATTGATATCGAAAAAGGAGAATTGAAATCAGAGCCAAAAGAATTGCTTGGCCCTGAAACTTTAGGTACACACTATAAATATTTAGATGCACCACAAATTACAAAAATTGGTTCCGATCATCATATGCTGTTTTCACAATTTTATGGTGGATATGAAGTGAAGATTTTTCATATGACTGCAAAGCATCCCTTAGGACCTTGGATTTGGGATGGAGCTAATCCAATGTATACATTTTTGGAGGAAGAAGCGGATGAGGTTGTCAAAAACAAGTATCCAACAGTTCACGGGTATGCACCTCCAACACAAGTCGTATTTAGCAATCAATTGTTTTTAGGAAAGAACAAACGGTATTTTAATACTTATCATAGCTCCGAAAAATATTCAGAACCTTATTTGTGTATCGAACCTATTCAAATCGATGGGGATAGATTATTTATACCTACAGCTAAAAACAAACATCAAAAAGTGAGCGAAAATGATTAG
- a CDS encoding glycosyl hydrolase family 28 protein yields the protein MIRNIFYSIVLLYCLLAKAQIVTYEMPSNVKGNNEYIFSSPYYKVELIQENKVVPSNVFAMNAMHVTNNSKSTSWTNFSFQGTIKVRVILLKSKVNFVQVLPRISNIKVQIINDTTIEFELAKAGHYSVEFEKGIFIEHPLLLFANPLEENIPNRNEKNVIYFEPGFHELGDKFIIPSNTTVYIAGGAYVKGQFYAEGGKKISIKGRGILSGEDYKARTHNHMITIKNSEDISIEGITILHAPRYMISLSGFNHHIDNVKMMGWWFSTDGISAGENTLIENCFFKVNDDAVKLYNSHTTVKNCVIWQLENGAPFMISWNGGKDFGNIKVQDIDVIRVEHHWDNENLAVFCAVHGSKATISNFHIQDIRIDNSMWRIFHIVTRPNRWGNWNPTQGSLSNFIFKDIEFYGKQKIPSLLMGHDSNHPISNFTFDNLKINGKKMNTASDFIIIDKTTTREVIVQ from the coding sequence ATGATTAGGAATATCTTTTATAGCATCGTTTTACTTTACTGTTTACTTGCAAAGGCACAAATTGTAACTTATGAAATGCCATCCAATGTAAAGGGGAATAACGAATATATTTTTTCATCGCCATACTATAAGGTAGAGTTGATTCAGGAAAACAAAGTCGTTCCATCCAATGTGTTTGCGATGAATGCGATGCACGTTACCAATAATTCTAAATCCACCTCCTGGACTAATTTTTCATTTCAAGGAACGATTAAAGTTAGAGTTATTTTATTGAAGTCTAAAGTTAATTTTGTTCAAGTTCTTCCTAGAATATCTAACATAAAGGTTCAAATAATAAATGACACTACCATTGAATTTGAACTGGCAAAAGCAGGGCACTATTCGGTTGAATTCGAAAAAGGAATTTTTATTGAACATCCATTATTGCTTTTTGCCAATCCTTTAGAAGAGAATATCCCAAATAGGAATGAGAAAAATGTGATCTATTTTGAACCTGGATTTCATGAACTTGGGGATAAATTTATAATTCCTTCAAATACTACGGTTTATATCGCTGGCGGAGCCTATGTTAAAGGTCAATTTTATGCTGAAGGTGGCAAAAAAATTAGCATCAAAGGTCGTGGTATTTTGTCTGGAGAAGATTATAAAGCACGAACACACAATCATATGATTACGATTAAAAATAGTGAAGACATTTCAATCGAAGGAATTACAATACTTCATGCTCCTCGATATATGATTTCGTTGAGCGGATTCAATCATCATATTGATAATGTCAAAATGATGGGTTGGTGGTTTAGTACCGACGGAATTTCGGCAGGTGAAAATACGCTTATTGAGAATTGTTTTTTCAAGGTAAATGATGATGCTGTCAAACTCTATAATAGCCATACTACGGTAAAAAATTGTGTTATATGGCAATTAGAAAACGGTGCTCCATTTATGATAAGTTGGAACGGAGGTAAAGATTTTGGGAATATTAAAGTTCAGGATATTGATGTCATTAGAGTAGAGCATCATTGGGATAACGAAAATTTGGCTGTTTTTTGTGCAGTGCACGGATCAAAAGCTACTATTAGTAATTTCCACATTCAAGATATTCGAATCGATAATTCTATGTGGCGTATTTTCCATATTGTAACCCGTCCTAATAGATGGGGGAATTGGAATCCTACACAAGGATCACTTTCTAACTTTATTTTTAAGGATATAGAATTTTATGGTAAACAAAAAATTCCGAGTTTACTTATGGGGCACGACAGTAATCATCCGATCTCTAATTTTACTTTTGATAATTTAAAAATTAATGGAAAAAAAATGAATACTGCCTCCGACTTTATAATTATTGATAAAACAACAACTCGGGAAGTAATTGTGCAATAG